DNA from Cryptosporangium phraense:
CGGCAAGCTCGCCGGCAAGAAGATGGGCGAGCTGCTGAACGGCCAGGGCGCGGTGATGGCGCTCAACAACGAACCCGGCACCCCGATCGGTGACGCCCGGGTCGAGGGCTTCAAGCAGGGCATCGCCGAGTTCCCCGGCATCAAGTTCCTCGGCGTCCAGTACACCCAGAACGCGACCGCGAAGGCCGCGAACCTGGCGTCCACCACCGCGACGTCGAACAAGGCGCTGAACGGCATCTTCGGCGTCACCACGAACAACACGGAGGGCGCGGTCACCGGCATCCGCGAGGCCGGCCGGACCGGGCAGATCAAGGTCGTCGGCTACGACACGTCGGACCCGATCGTCGAGGCGCTGAAGAACGGCGCGGCCGACGCGCTCGTCGTCCAGTACCCGTTCGGCGAGGGCAAGCAGGGCATCCAGGCGGCCCAGAAGATCTGGAAGGGCGAGTCGGTGCCGAAGAAGCAGTCGTCGCCGTTCGTCGTCGCGACCAAGGACAACCTGAACACCGCTGAGGTGCAGGAGTACATCTACAAGATGACCTGCTCATGACCCTGATCGGCCAGCACCTCGGCGACGGACCCTCGGCTCGGACGATGCCGCCGGACTTCGCGATCGCGATCCGTCCGGGCACCGGCACCGACACCGCGAGGGCCGCCGCCGAGCGGGGCGAGCGGCGCCACTCGATGAAGGGCTTCGACGACACCTACGTCGACATCCTCGACTACATCGTCCGGATCACCCACCGGATCTGGGAGGACCAGGACGTCGGCTACATCTACGACACGTACGCGCCCGGCTGCTTCGTTCACGACGACCACGGTGCGCACTACGGCGTCGAGCGAGTCGTCGCCGGCACGATGCAGAGCATCCACGCCTTCCCCGACCTGCGGTCGTACGCCGACGACGTGATCTGGGCCGGCGACGACGTGCAGGGGTTCGTCACGTCGCACCGGTACATCACGACCGGCCACCACCTCGGCCCGTGGGAGCACGGGCCGGCGACCGGGCGCCGGATGAACATGTGGGGCATCGCCAACTGCGTGATCCGTGAGAACGAGATCTTCGAGGAGTGGGTGCTCTACAACATGGGCTCGAAGCTGGCCCAGCTCGGAATCGACGTCGCCGACGCGGCCCGCCGGTTCGGCAACGAGATCGCCGGCACCCCGGTGGCCGAGCGGTACGTCTCCGAGGTCGACCGGCTGACCGGCGGCCGCAAACCCGAGTACTACCCGGAGCACGACGGGCCCGGGTTCGACCCCGAGCACTTCGTCCGGGCGCTGTTCCACAACGTCTACAACCGGCGGGACCTCAGCGCCGTCGACCGGTCCTACAGCAGCACGGTCCGCTGGAAGGGCACGTCGAACCGGGCCGGCTACGGCCGGGGTGACGTCAAGGGCATGGCCCGCAGCCTGCTGGCGACGTTCCCCGACCTGGGGATGCAGGTCGACGAGGTCTACTGGATGGGCAACGACACCGACGGCTACCGGATCTGCGTCCGGTGGACCGCGGCCGGCTCGCACCGCGGGTACGGGCTGTACGGGCCGCCGACCGGGCGGCGCGTCCACCTCTGGGGCATCTCGCAGCTCTACGTCACCGACGGGCGCGTCACCGAGGAGTGGAACCTGTTCAACGAGTTCGACGTGATGGCCCAGATCCTCAGCGACGCCCCGGCCCCGATGGTGCCGTGACCAGGGTCGTCTGCGCCCAGCTCGCCCCGGTGATCGGGGACCTGTCGGCGAACGCCGGTACGTCCACGGCGGCGGTCGAGGCCGCCGCCGCGGACGGCGCCGACCTGATCGTGCTGCCGGAGCTCGTCACGTCCGGCTATGTGTTCTCGTCGGCCGCCGAGGCGCGGTCGCTGGCGATCCCGCCTGGCTCCCCGCTGCTCGCGGACTGGGGCCGGGCGGCCGGGAACGCGACAGTCGTGGGCGGCTTCTGCGAAGCCGGCGACGACGGTCGCGTGTACAACAGCGCCGCGGTCGTCGACCGGTCCGGCGTACTGGCCGTCTACCGCAAGACCCACCTCTGGGACGCCGAG
Protein-coding regions in this window:
- a CDS encoding ABC transporter substrate-binding protein, translated to MRKVFVLAAALPLLLTACSSSDDGGSSGSKKVVYIQGMSGIPFYQTVACGATEQAKKDGVKFSYQGASEWDVAKQTQIVDAVVASKPDAIMISVTDTKAMIAPLTKAKAAGIPVIGIDDNLQDPSVMNTYIQSDSIEGGKLAGKKMGELLNGQGAVMALNNEPGTPIGDARVEGFKQGIAEFPGIKFLGVQYTQNATAKAANLASTTATSNKALNGIFGVTTNNTEGAVTGIREAGRTGQIKVVGYDTSDPIVEALKNGAADALVVQYPFGEGKQGIQAAQKIWKGESVPKKQSSPFVVATKDNLNTAEVQEYIYKMTCS
- a CDS encoding ester cyclase, yielding MTLIGQHLGDGPSARTMPPDFAIAIRPGTGTDTARAAAERGERRHSMKGFDDTYVDILDYIVRITHRIWEDQDVGYIYDTYAPGCFVHDDHGAHYGVERVVAGTMQSIHAFPDLRSYADDVIWAGDDVQGFVTSHRYITTGHHLGPWEHGPATGRRMNMWGIANCVIRENEIFEEWVLYNMGSKLAQLGIDVADAARRFGNEIAGTPVAERYVSEVDRLTGGRKPEYYPEHDGPGFDPEHFVRALFHNVYNRRDLSAVDRSYSSTVRWKGTSNRAGYGRGDVKGMARSLLATFPDLGMQVDEVYWMGNDTDGYRICVRWTAAGSHRGYGLYGPPTGRRVHLWGISQLYVTDGRVTEEWNLFNEFDVMAQILSDAPAPMVP